In Bacillus sp. S3, the sequence TCCAGGAATCAGTGATCCTACTGTAAAAACTCGCTGCGCCACCGGTTATTCCCCTATGAATTCCAGTGTGCAGATCGCCGACGGCCGCTTGATCCGCAATACAGCCGTTTCGTAAACTCGGAATGGGTGGTTCATTCCTTCCTGTCCCATATACGCCGTATCGAAGTCCTCGGAAACAGCAAGGTCTAGGTTGTTGCGCCCTGTATTTAGAATGACTCCCGCTCTCCCTTTTAATACGGGGGATTGGAACACGCCATCTGTGACCAGTTCACGAATATGTTCGATTTCTAAAACATTTGTATCCCTATGTACTCGGTGGATAAGTGAGTAAAGTTCTGGCGAAAGCACAAGGGCAAACGGACCATTATGGTTCATTTCCAGGAGCTTGCTTCTTGCTTCGACAATATCCTGAAAAGCCGTTCCGGATTCATACCATTCGCCAATCAAATGTGTAAGGCGGCCTTGCACATTCATGAGCCCAGGGATATCAAATTCCTTTGCCCCGTGAAAAATCATTTGGTCTTCAAGATTGGCCACATCTCGGGCGGCATTGGCTGCGGGTGAAAAATCAACCGGGATGTCCAGCACCTTTGCCTGTTCTAGGTCCCGCCAAAAAAGAACAAAATCCTTGTAGAGCAATGGGATGGTGTGGTTGACCCGTTTACTCGATTCAAATGTCGTATCAAATGAACCTTGGATATCCATTTTTGCTTGAATAGTTTCTGTAAAAATGTCATTGGCAATGCTTTGCACGCCTCGCCCAAGCGGACCGTACAATTCGATAAACCGGCGTCCCACCAACTGCCTGCGTGCAGTTTCGATGACTGTTATATCTAATTGATCGAATTCGTGATCCGATAAGGGAGCATCCGGAAATAACTGTGATTTACTCATGAATCTTTCCTCCTTTTTCTGGAAGTTAGTACCTTGTCTTTTTTAAATCCGCGGGTTTGGGGTGGAATTCCGCCAAACACCAGAATTATTCCGCCAAACCAGAAATTTTAAGTTACCCTTTTAAAAAAACTACCTCAAACTCCCTACAGTGAAGCCTTTTTTATGTTTAACCGTAACCCTAGCTGGTGCAGCGGTACCTGGCCGTTCAAGGTGGTCATGATGCTCGTCGTGGTGGGCATGCGGGTCAACGTAGTTTGTGTCGAAACGACTGTTGATTTCATTTAACATTGCTTTGACCTGTTGATAATCCTGGTAGGATACCTCACGCAATTGGTTTAACATCGTGCTCCGGTCCTCGTCGGTAAAACGAAACAGCGCTAAGTCGAGGTGCTCGACGAAATTATGCAAGCCGAATTTTTCTAGATTCAGCTCTTGCAGGAGCCGGTTAAATTCATTGTTCGTTGGTGCAAAATCGGCATCAGACTTTTCTTTTTCAAACTTACTGATCAATGGTATTAACTCCACTAAGCGTGACAGTCGCTGCTCCTCTTCTTCAAAAATATGATGATAATACAGTCGTTCATGGTCATCGGTGGCATTTTGAATCACCGGGTTAAGCATATTCATAAATTTTTCAATGGCATCATAGGTCGTCGTAAAAATCCGATGAAAGATCTTTAGTTCCTCTTTCACTTCCTGCACCCCCAAAATTCAACTACCTGTCATTATTGACGTTCAACAGAGGTTTTAAAACCGGAAAACAAATAAAAAAGCCCAGCAACACTTTGCCGAACTTTCCATATTTATTCCTTTATGAAATTTAAAAAATCAGTTACTCCTATTTTATGAAATCGCTGGTTCTTTTTAACCAGCCATAAATCTCTCATTATCGTTACGTCTAAAATATTTACTCCTTTTAAGGTCCCTTGCTCCAATTCTCTCGCTACTGTCAATCGCGGCAGGATACTGATCCCAAGTCCTGCTTCCACAGCACTTTTAATCGCTTGTGTGCTCCCTAATTCCATATAACTTTCAATTTTTTCTAGGATGCCATGTTCTCTTAACATATTTTCAACGATTAGTCTTGTTCCTGAACTGGATTCGCGCCATATCATTCGTTCATTTGCCAGTTCTTTAATTTGGATTTGTTCAGTCCACACATGCTCAGGGGAACAAACAAGGAGGAGCTCGTCGTCAGCAAATTTTTCGACGATAAATTTTTCGTTTTCAAAAATCCCTTCAACTAAAGCCAAGTCAATGACATCATTGAATAAATCATCGATTACACCAGGCGTATTTTTAATCGTTAAAGATACCTTTATATCCGGTTGTTTCTTTTTAAAGCGCCCTAACAGGCTTGGCAATAAATATTCTCCAATGGTAAACGATGCCCCCACATGAAGGGATGAATGATACTCTCCCGTTGCCTGTTTAATGACTTCCTTGGACCGATTGAAATCATGGATGATGGTTTTTGCAAAAGGATATAACATTTTGCCCGTTTCCGTCACCTTTATTTTTCCATCCGTTCGATCGAATAACAAAGTGCCATAAAAATTCTCCAGTTGATGGATCTGCCGCGTTACCGCTGGCTGAGATACAAAGCTTAATCTGGCGGCCTGACTGATGCTTCCTTCATCGACAACCAAACAAAACAATTTCAAACTCTCTATGTTCAATAGGAAAACCCCCATATCCTCAAATTCAGACCAACCTACTAGGTATAACAATCTGTTATACCCTATCCATTTATTGCAATTTACCCATACGATTTCTTTTGCTAATGTAATAGATAGTATGATTCATATGATATACAATACACTATAGTTTCCCCACAAAGGAATATATTACATAAAAAGAAAGAGGGAAAAATAATGAAGGAACAATGGAAATTACTGTTCCAGATATTTTGGAGTTTTTTCAAAATTGGCCCTGTAACATTTGGCGGGGGTTTTGCGATGATCCCCTTAATTGAAAAAGAAATTGTTGAAAAAAGAAAATGGTTAAAAAGTGAAGATGTGACTGATGTGTTTGCCTTGTCTCAAACCGTCCCGGGAGGGGTTGCCGTTAATTCGGCGACATTTATCGGGCAGCGGATTGGCGGGCTGAAAGGGGCGATTGCTGCCTTAATTGGTGTGTCGCTGCCCACCTTTTTAATCGTTCTCACACTTGGGATCTTCTACTTTTTCGTTCATGATAATCCAAAGCTAGAGGCAGCATTTATCTCAATTCGAGCCTCTATTGTGGCCATCATTGTGTATGCCGCGATGAAAACGATCAAGACAGCGATAGTCGATAAAACCACATGCTTGATCATGCTTGTGGGAATACCGGCATTGTTCTTCATCCATCCGATCGTTGCTATATTTGTTGGCGCATTATCTGGTATTTTTACCGTTTGGATTAAACGAAAAAAGGGCCGACCAGTCGAATTGGAACAACGTAAAGACAATGAAACAGATCCAACCCAACATCCTGATTATTTCATGGGTGCCGGAATTTAACAGAAAGGGGCTATTTGTATGGTTCTATGGCAGCTGTTTAAAACATTCTTTATGATGGGCTTTGTCTCCTTTGGAGGGGGCTATGCTATGATTCCCCTTATAGAAACAGAGGTTACGAAATATGGATGGATGACGGCAGAGAAATTAACCAATATGATTGCCATTGCAGGCATGTCACCCGGTCCGATTGCGACCAATAGTGCGATTCTTGTTGGTTATTCAACAGCAGGTGTAGTGGGTGCGATTGTGGCAGCCATTGGCATTTTGCTTCCGTCCATCATCTTAGTAGCGATTGTCGCCACCTTTTTCATTAAGTTGCATCACATTCCCGTAGTCCAATCGATGTTTTATGGATTAAAACCGATCGTGGCTAGTTTAATCATGTATGCGGCGATCAGTTTTGCCCGTGCAAATAACCTGATTTCGGTTCATCTCTCTTTTCAGTCGATCAGCTTATTGCTAGTATTTGGATTATCTCTGCTAGCTCTAATAAAATTTCGCTGGCATCCACTCTACGTTATCTTGCTTTCGGGTGTTGTTGGTGTGGCACTTTATTCGTAATATGAGAAAAAAAGGTCAGTCTTCCGTCACTTTCATGCAACGGAGGACTGACCCTTTTTTAAAGTTAGAACTGGACAAAGGGCGGGTCGAGTTTAAATTCTTTATTGGCATAAATCGCCGATATTTCAGGTGATTGCAGTAATATTGGAATTTTATTTCCCGGAAGGCTCAAGGAAACCCCATTGAAAACCGTCTTATACGTATGGTTAATCCTGAAGGGAATCCCTTCAGGACCTAACAATCTTTGAAGATCATTCTGAAACCGAAGATGACTCGCCGCCACTTCTTGCTCCGCCTGCTGGAGGGAAAGTGGAAAGCCGCTGGAGTTTGCGATGGCAACCGCGGCATGAGCCGGCTGCGTTTTGAAATGAATGATAATTGTAATTACGTTATTTGTTTTCATATTAATCATTGGATCTATATAAATAGTCGCCATATGAATTCTCCCTTTTTACAAAAGATAATAATTTTCTATCATTTCAACAAAATTCGACAATTTCCATTTTGAATTTCTGCTAGCATTACGATTAATAGAACTTAAGTTATTTAAGTCATTCGCTAATCGCATATAGGAAGGTAGGATCAAAATGAACGAAGGAAAGGTAATTAAACTTTACCGTGAAAAGGCCAACCTAACCCAAGAACAGTTGGGTAAAGGGATATGCTCCGTCACCCATATAAGTAAAATTGAACGGGGACTAACAGAATATTCTCCCGAAATTACTTCACTTTTAGCACAACGCCTTGGAGTTGACATCCAATCGGAGCTACAGCGTCTTAATGGAGTTGAAGCACTCATTCAGGATATGGAAAATGCCTTGATTAAACAGAAGTTTGACGAAGTAGAAACTATTATTCCAAAACTATTTGATGTCCCTATTCTTGCTGTATCGAAATTTCAAATTCACTTTGACCTTCTGCTCGCCAGATACTACTGTTCCCAAGGGAACCCTCGAAAAGCCATGAAAATTCTTTCCGCCATCCAAAAGGATATGGATAAATTATCTTCCTATGAAAGTAATTTACTAAAACATGTTTTAGGAATCTATTACATAACCGAAAAGAAATATATTAATGCCATTGATTTATTAAAATCAATCAATCCCAATCAATATAGAAATTATGAATTTTACTATAATATGGCTTATTCCTATCATTCAATTAATTCAAAAGTACTGGCTTACTATTATGCCGAAAAGGCATTAACCTATTTTAAGGAAACAAATAATTTTAATAGAATCATTGATACAGAAACACTAATGATCGTGCAAATTGGTGATAATGAGTATTTAAACTTTCAAGAGACGTTGGCGCAGTATCAGTCACTTCTTCAAACGTGTGATATATGTAATTTTATCGATAAAAAAACAAAGCTTCTGTATAACTTTGCCTATAACCGGTACCTTCGCAAAGAATATTTGGAAGCGAACGAATTATATAAAGAAGCAATGCAGCTTTGTGAGAAGAATTCTCCCCTCTATTTCTGGTCATTTGAAGGATATATTCGCTGCGCCTATGAAGGTTCCTTGTTGGAAAAAGATAAATTGACAGAACTGGTTGCTGATGGAATGTTGTCGCTCACAAAAAATCCAACCGATCGGCTCAGTCATATATTGTTTACGATGTTAAACTATGAGATTGCGGAAAGTATTGAGCTGTATACATTTATAGACGAAACTGCCCTGCCATTTTTCAAAGAAAATGAATTATTTTGGCTCGTTCAGCAGTATGAAAAACGGCTCTTTGTCCACTACTCCGAATCAAGTCAATTGGAAAAAGCGCTGAAAGTAGCAGCTTCTCTATTAAAAATTTATTAAATTTACGTATAGAAATCAATTCATCATTATCATAACTTGATAGTTGATAGATTGTAAATTGGGGTAATTTTTCAGCCGCCTGAAAGAGAAAGAAAACACTTGAAATTAGTTTAAACGATTCAAGTGTTTTCTCTTATGGTTGTTATTGACGAATCCCCAGTTCAGCGAGAATCTTTTCTAATGTTTTTCCGCTTGCGTTTTTCTTTGGCACAGGAGCATTTTCAACATCCTCGTTTTGCTTCAGGTAGTTATTCTGGATAAATGCCATATCCTTTTCATCCACTACCCCGTCAAAGTTGATATCTGCTGCCCGATCATTGGTTTTCCATGCCTTTTGAACGGCGAGCGCATCCAAGACATCAATCACACCATCCTGGTTCACTTCACCGGCTGTCAGATTGGTAAGATACAAATTGAAGTCATTTCCATACGCAATGCCGCCTTTGACAATACTGACCGGTACTTCAACCTTCGTCAAGAAATGACCCGGGACCTTCATTTCAACGGTGTAAGGTACCTTGGACAATGGCAATTTATCAATGGTGAATTTACCATATGGGCTAATGGAAGATGTGCCGTCGTACACCTTACCGTTTGAATCCATCAACTTGACTGAGCCTCCGACCTTGGTCCAGTCCTTTTGGCCAAGGTATCCGCCCCACTCCGGGTCACCGACATAGAATCCCTCTGGGCCGATTGTACCCTCTAACTTTGAAAATTGCGGGTTAATTTTAAACGTAAATGGGGCATTGATAACCTGGATCGTTTGATCATTTCCACCCGTTACAACAACAGTCGGGTTGATGTAATCGCCTGTGGTAAATTTATCATCCGATACTTTGATGGTAACTTCGACAACTTTCTTGTGATCGAATGCACCGCTAGGTTGAGTAAATTGGACAGTTACTTGATTATCCTTCAACTCAATCTTTGCCTTATCAACAAAAGTCTCCGCAAGCTTAGCGTCTATAAGCTCTATATTCTTGGATCCATAAATGTCGGTAAAGTTCCATTTTGCTTGAGTAATATCCTCTAGGTTATCCAGCATGATTGCTGCTTTGAACGTATCACCTGTCTTGACTTCGGTTGTCTCACTTGTCGGATACGTAACTGGTGTTCCTTCTTTCACAAAGTTATATCTCTTACTGATTTTATTTCCAGCGATATTATAGCCTTCCATGTCAAAATACAGCGGCTTTTCAGATTTATTCATGGCAACTTCCTCAATAAACCTTCCGTCTTTATCCATATAAATTGGCATCGACGGGAAGCCCCATGTGCCCCAATAATACACCATATAGTTCGAGGATTGGTCGTAATTTAAACCGTATTTCTTCACCTCGTCGACAATCGGATCAGTGATTTTAATGTCAAACGGGTAGGTTTGCTGCCCCGGCTTAAATTCAATAAATGGCGAGTTTCCATCTAATGAGCTTTCAAAATTTGGTTTATTGAGATAGATCCATAAATGTCTGGTTTCTGTAAATACCTTTCCGGATAGGCCGGTCGCGATGAATTTAATTTGGTAATGTCCTTCTTGAGCATAGCTATACTTTGAAGAAATAGGCTTCTTAGCATCGCCGGTAAATTTATAGTAAAGCCCATTGAAGAACGTTAATCCATAAGTAATATCTTCGTAAGCACCATTCAGGTTTGCCGTACCGATCAGCCCCAGGTCATTTCCCTTCTCATCCTGCAGGACAACATCCAATTTTTCCATTGGCGCTTTCATGTTGAACTGAGCGTAGACATAGGGCTCCCTGAAAAAGTCCAATGGTTCCTCGTTTAAATAACCTGGAGAAAAAACAGGGTTATCGATCTCCACTTTATTGAGTCCTTCTTTTAATAAGCAGAAGCTATACGGGATCCTGTACTGCTCAGCAGAATTCTCCGTATTGGTTAGCGTAATATAGCCTGTATAGTAGCCTTCTTTTGCTTTCTTGTGGACACGCAGGCTGGCGGATATTTTTTTCTCTTCATTGCCCTTGACAGTAATGTTATTGGTAATGTCAATTGACATGCCATTCTGCATCAAGCTGTTGGAACCTTTTCCTTCAGTAACATTCATGGTGAACGTCTTTTTCATTTTTTCATTGTTTTTTACTTTAATAGATTTGGTGATGTGAAGGTTTTTATCCACTAATTCATGATCAAAGCTAAGGCCTCCAGTTAAGGACTTCACTGCGACCAGATTTTCCGCACCGGGAATAAGCGTTTTGTCGAGAACTTGGAAGCTTGCTCCATTGTGGACAGCCTTATATGGATTAATTCTTCCCGCGCCCACTTCAAACACATTGTAGTCCCCGTTCAGCGGATCGGCTGTATTCATAACGACCGTTTTAATATCCTCCGGCATTAGTTTCGGATTAGCCTGCAGCATTAAGGCCGCAACCCCTGCTGTAAATGGTGTCGCCATTGATGTTCCAGAATAGCGTGAATAAGCAAATTGATAGTTTCCTTGATCATTGGGATTGACCATAAAGGATGGCACAGTCGAAAGAACACTGACACCCGGCGCAACTACTTCCGGCTTCATTCCGTACGTTTGTCTGGCTGGTCCCCGTGAACTAAAGTCTGCGAGACGATCCCCGTCCGTTTGGCTAACTCCATAACCAGAGAAAGTAAAGTCCTTCTGCCCCGCTTGAAGCTGTGCTTTTATCTTTTCCCCAGCATCCTTCGTCACAGAGAGGGTTGGGATAAATGTGGTTGATTCACCAAGATTGGCATTAATTTGTCCGTCCACATTGTTAGATAAAAGAACAGCGGCAGCGCCTTTTTGTTTGGCAAGGGTGACCTTATCGTTCAAAGGAATGTCTCCGCGGGCAATCAGCGCTATTTTTCCTTGCACATCTTTACCATTATAGTCGGCATTCGCTCCAATGCCGACATCGACAACCTCATATGACTTTCCATCAAGGTCATTTAATTTGTCGGTATAATTGCGTGCCATACTGACAAGCTCAACACCGGATTCACTGCCGATTTGGCCTTTAAAAGTAGAAACCGCCATTGGAACATCGCTTGCTCCAATCGTTAAGGCAAGCGCGGCTGCTCCAGGTGAACCTAACGTATATTCATTTGGACCTGAATTACCCGCCGCAACTACGGCAGTAACCCCGCTTAGTACAGCATTATTGACAACTGTACTTGTTGGGTAATAAGGGTCGTTTATGCCTGAACCTAATGAAAGATTGATAATATCCATCCCATCTTCAACCGCTTTTTCAACTGCGGCCATGATATTGTTAGCAGTTCCAGTCCCATAAGGGCCAAGAACACGATAACCATATAAATCGACCTCAGGCGCCACACCCTTAACAGAAATATCTTTATTTGTTCCCTGTCCGGCTATCGTTCCAGAGACATGTGTTCCGTGTGAAGTGTAATAAGTTGAACCGTTGGAAACTTCCGGGTACTTCGTCTTTTTCCAATCCCCATACGTTGTCTCCATTGGGTCATTATCGTTATCAACGAAGTCATATCCACCCTTGTAGACCTTCATTAAGTCAGGGTGGTTGTAATCGATGCCCGTATCAATTACTCCAACTTTCACGCCTTTCCCTGTTATTCCCTCATCATGGAGCTTGTCCACCTTTAAATGAGATAAACTTTCCACTGCTGTACCTGGTGTGGAACCTGCTTTTTCTCCATCCCCCTCAGGAAGAATCGGATCAACCTTGTACGTTTCATTTTTATAAACAGCTTTTACGACATCAGATTTTAATAGATTTGCCACCTGATTAGCCGGCAATTTCATCGCTACGCCATTGTAAACCGTTTTATAACTGGAAGTGACCGTGTGATTGATTTGTCTGCCCTTTATGTTACCGGCTGGAAGAATCGATTGAATATCCTTTTTAAATTGTTCGTGTTCCTTTGCTACCTGCTCATCCGCTTTCTTTTGCGATAGTTTATTTCCTTTTACTTCCGCATCAAGTACGGCAATCTTGCCCGGCTTTGCGTGGAATTGAACGATAACATCCAACTCCTCCTCTTTGTTTAATTCCTGTTTGTTGAATCCCTGCAGACCTGTTTGTTCTGTCAGTTCCAACTGCTTTAATGCATTTCTTTGTTCCGGTGTAAGTTCGGCAAGAATAGATTCTGCTTTTGAATTGGCCGCTGATACTTTCGGTGTTAATGTGAAGTTCGTTGATGACAGGATTAGACCTGCCGATAGAGAAATAACGGCAGCTTGTTTAAAGAATGTCTTCTTTTTCATAATCTCCCTACTTTCATCATTTTTTTAAAAAAATATGTAGTTCCTCCTTTTCTATTGAAATAGATTAAAGAGTAGCCTAATCCTATTATATTAATTTTATGAATATTCAACTATTGGGGTTATTGAAGCAGATAAAATGGTGTAAGAAGTCGGGGGGATATCTAAAATTAACAAATTTAGGGATAAAACAGGGTATATTAGGCTTATTGGATAGAGTTTGACCACCCCAATTAGCTTTTTTTTCAGAAAAAATTACCCCAAATGGGAAAGAACCGTAATGGATTTTTTCCAAAAATAAAAAGAACCGCATAGTCATTAGACTCATGCGGCTAAAAATCAGGCTGATAGTCCCAAAAAAAGGGTTAGTTCCCCCTCCACGATCATGCAACAGGGGACTCCTGGGTAAGTAATGACGATCCCTAGTATTACTAGAAAAGAAAATCGCATTTGAAAATACCTTTTTTCAAATATAAAAAAGACCAGCATTTTATCTGCTGATCTTGTTATCCACCTATGTATGGTGGAGACGGCGGGACGTGCGTTTCCATGCTTTCGTCATGGCACTGACTATATCTTGAACCTGCTATTCAAATAGGTCCCTCGGCGTCTTATGCGAATCATAAATTTACCTCTGTAGGTATGGAATTCGCATCCTAGTACTACCAAATAAATTATGGCAGCCTATAAGTCGATACACGGCTGTTGGATTACTCCACATACCGCTCGGCATTGCCCTATCACTAATTAAAGTGACTTAGGTTTCACCGATAAAGCCGAATTTTCACTTGTATGTTACCATACAAGGCGACTAATACTTAATCGAACCCGCGTCCAAAGATATCGCCACTTAAGCTTCTACGAGTGTAGTCGATATATTGGTGTTTCGCTGAGCCTTTTGCCTATCGACCGGCGTCCGGTCAGCTAGCCTGGTTGCTCTCTTCCTTCATCCTCAGGCGGTGGAATCCGGCGTAGCCTACTTAGAGTGAGTCCGCTACCCTACCACATAGGCGATGGAGGGGCGAACAGCTATGCAGTATTAAGCTGCGAAAGCTAAGTTGTTGTTAGTTTTGCCAGTTATGGCTTTGACGTTTTAACGAGGCCGATCCCCTCGACTCGCCACCTAAGCTCAAACTACCCCTGTCGAATCCGTAGCGTCCCCATTATAAAAATGAAGCTAGACTAGGAAAGCTCAAGATTGTTTTGAGCAAAAGTTTCTGCCGCATATCTTAGCGACAAACTTATTATAACACACTTACAGCAAATTTCAATTGTAAGTATTTGTAAGATGCGTTTTGTTGTTGTTCAAAAAGCAAGCTTACATCTTTTGACGTTCGCGGAAAGCTCTTTCGACTTCGCGCTTTGCTTCTTTTTGCTTTAAGGATTCACGCTTGTCATAATTCTTTTTACCCTTTGCCAGGCCAATTAAAACCTTACAGAAGCCATTTTTTAAATAAAGCTTTAAGGGAATAAGGGCGTATCCTGCCTCTTTCGTTTCTCCAAGGAGTTTACTGATTTCACGTTTATGAAGTAATAATTTACGTGTTCGTAATGGGTCATGATTAAAAATGTTGCCCTGTTCATACGGACTGACATGCATTCCAAACAGAATCGCTTCCCCATTTTGAATTCGCGCATAGGCATCCTTGAGATTCACCTTTCCCGCACGAATTGATTTGATTTCTGTTCCTTGCAATACAATCCCGGCCTCATACGTTTCTTCAATAAAATAGTCATGATAAGCCTTTTTGTTTTGAGCGACTACTTTTCCAACACCTTTTGGCATATTTTTCACCTCAATCTATAGTTTTATTTTAACAAAAAAAACAAGTCGCTACAATTAAGAAAAAGCGAAAGCGCCCGTTTAGCGAAGTCTACTAGCCGCTGGGCGCTGGAGCTGGACAATTGAAAGGGAGCCAACATTTCGGAAGGCTCCCTCTCAGCAACTACTTATTTCGCCGTTTCGTACTCTTTGATTTAGGCACGTTATCGTAAAATTTACGTTTCTTCTTCGGCTTTTTTCCTTGAGTGTCTCCGGAATCAGACTTTTGATTACGGCTTCCATTCCGGCCTTGATCACGGTCACCCTTCTGTTTATTGCGTCGAGGCTTATCAGTATCGCTGCGGGTTTTAAAAATTTTCGGTGTCTCCGAACGTTCCCTGCGAGGCGTTCCTTTCATGCCGACGATTTCAAAATCAATCGCGCGTTCATCTTTATTGACTTTTACCACGCGGACCGTGATTTCATCACCAATTCGGAACACATTCCCTGTCCGCTCGCCAATCATTGCAAAGTGGCGTTCATCAAAACGGTAATAATCATCGGTCATATAGCTGACGTGAACTAGGCCTTCAATGGTATTCGGCAGCTCGACAAACATTCCAAAGTTGGTAACCGAACTGATGATGCCATCATACTCAACGCCAATTTTATCTTCCATGTATTCCGCTTTCTTCAACTCATCTGTTTCCCGTTCTGCGTCAACGGCACGGCGCTCCATTTTTGATGAATGCTGGGCAATTTCCGGCAATCGGGCGTTCCATTTTTCCTGTGTCGCTTCATCCAGCTTTCCTTCAATTAGATACGTACGGATTAAGCGGTGGACGATCGTATCCGGATAGCGGCGAATCGGCGAAGTGAAATGGGTATAGAATTCGGTAGATAAGCCGAAGTGTCCAAGACTTTCAGGGTCATATTTTGCCTGCTGCATCGACCGCAGCATGACGGTTGAAATCACCATCTCTTCTGGCTTTCCTTGCACCTCTTCGATAATTTCCTGAAGCGCTCTTGGGTGCACATCATTGGCAGTCCCTCTTACAATATAACCAAAGTTCGTGATAAATTCGAAAAATCTTCGTAATTTATCTTCCTTCGGATCCTCATGGATACGGTAAATGAACGGTACATCGAGCCAGTGAAAATGTTCCGCAACCGTTTCATTTGCCGCGAGCATGAATTCTTCAATTAAACGCTCTGCTACAGACCGTTCACGCAGAACAA encodes:
- a CDS encoding LysR family transcriptional regulator, whose protein sequence is MNIESLKLFCLVVDEGSISQAARLSFVSQPAVTRQIHQLENFYGTLLFDRTDGKIKVTETGKMLYPFAKTIIHDFNRSKEVIKQATGEYHSSLHVGASFTIGEYLLPSLLGRFKKKQPDIKVSLTIKNTPGVIDDLFNDVIDLALVEGIFENEKFIVEKFADDELLLVCSPEHVWTEQIQIKELANERMIWRESSSGTRLIVENMLREHGILEKIESYMELGSTQAIKSAVEAGLGISILPRLTVARELEQGTLKGVNILDVTIMRDLWLVKKNQRFHKIGVTDFLNFIKE
- a CDS encoding chromate transporter; amino-acid sequence: MKEQWKLLFQIFWSFFKIGPVTFGGGFAMIPLIEKEIVEKRKWLKSEDVTDVFALSQTVPGGVAVNSATFIGQRIGGLKGAIAALIGVSLPTFLIVLTLGIFYFFVHDNPKLEAAFISIRASIVAIIVYAAMKTIKTAIVDKTTCLIMLVGIPALFFIHPIVAIFVGALSGIFTVWIKRKKGRPVELEQRKDNETDPTQHPDYFMGAGI
- a CDS encoding chromate transporter, with amino-acid sequence MVLWQLFKTFFMMGFVSFGGGYAMIPLIETEVTKYGWMTAEKLTNMIAIAGMSPGPIATNSAILVGYSTAGVVGAIVAAIGILLPSIILVAIVATFFIKLHHIPVVQSMFYGLKPIVASLIMYAAISFARANNLISVHLSFQSISLLLVFGLSLLALIKFRWHPLYVILLSGVVGVALYS
- a CDS encoding IMEF encapsulin system ferritin-like cargo protein — encoded protein: MKEELKIFHRIFTTTYDAIEKFMNMLNPVIQNATDDHERLYYHHIFEEEEQRLSRLVELIPLISKFEKEKSDADFAPTNNEFNRLLQELNLEKFGLHNFVEHLDLALFRFTDEDRSTMLNQLREVSYQDYQQVKAMLNEINSRFDTNYVDPHAHHDEHHDHLERPGTAAPARVTVKHKKGFTVGSLR
- a CDS encoding protease inhibitor I9 family protein: MATIYIDPMINMKTNNVITIIIHFKTQPAHAAVAIANSSGFPLSLQQAEQEVAASHLRFQNDLQRLLGPEGIPFRINHTYKTVFNGVSLSLPGNKIPILLQSPEISAIYANKEFKLDPPFVQF
- a CDS encoding helix-turn-helix domain-containing protein → MNEGKVIKLYREKANLTQEQLGKGICSVTHISKIERGLTEYSPEITSLLAQRLGVDIQSELQRLNGVEALIQDMENALIKQKFDEVETIIPKLFDVPILAVSKFQIHFDLLLARYYCSQGNPRKAMKILSAIQKDMDKLSSYESNLLKHVLGIYYITEKKYINAIDLLKSINPNQYRNYEFYYNMAYSYHSINSKVLAYYYAEKALTYFKETNNFNRIIDTETLMIVQIGDNEYLNFQETLAQYQSLLQTCDICNFIDKKTKLLYNFAYNRYLRKEYLEANELYKEAMQLCEKNSPLYFWSFEGYIRCAYEGSLLEKDKLTELVADGMLSLTKNPTDRLSHILFTMLNYEIAESIELYTFIDETALPFFKENELFWLVQQYEKRLFVHYSESSQLEKALKVAASLLKIY
- a CDS encoding family 1 encapsulin nanocompartment shell protein, translated to MSKSQLFPDAPLSDHEFDQLDITVIETARRQLVGRRFIELYGPLGRGVQSIANDIFTETIQAKMDIQGSFDTTFESSKRVNHTIPLLYKDFVLFWRDLEQAKVLDIPVDFSPAANAARDVANLEDQMIFHGAKEFDIPGLMNVQGRLTHLIGEWYESGTAFQDIVEARSKLLEMNHNGPFALVLSPELYSLIHRVHRDTNVLEIEHIRELVTDGVFQSPVLKGRAGVILNTGRNNLDLAVSEDFDTAYMGQEGMNHPFRVYETAVLRIKRPSAICTLEFIGE